CAAAAGAAAAATTTTACATTCACTCTTAACGAATAGAGTACCCTGGACACTCTAGTGGTGGATAAAATATATTTTTTGGGCTGTTAAATTTAACTTTGATGCAGAACCCGCCGGAAATCAGTAAAACAGCCTTTGTGACACGAGTTGATTCTACTTCTAATAGGCATCTAATCTTGGTGACTGGCCCGGCGCGGTCTGGCAAAAGCGAGTGGGCGGAAACTCTAGCAATGCGTTCCGGTAAGTCTGTTGTCTACGTGGCAACGGCTCAAGTTGATCCAGATGATTTGGAATGGCGATCGCGTATTGAACAACACCAGCAGCGACGACCGTGCGAATGGCAAACGCTGCAAGTTCCTATAACTTTAGCAGCAACGATTCAAGATTCTGTTCAGTCTACTTGTCTGCTGGTTGATTCTCTGGGAACGTGGGTGGCAAATTTCTTAGACCAAGACGATGAAGCTTGGGAGATTACCTCTGTGGAGTTGCTAGAGAGTCTTTTAAACTGCCCTGCGGATGTAATTTTGGTGGCGGAGGAAACTGGTTGGGGGGTTGTCCCCGCCTATCCCATCGGTCGGAAGTTCCGCGATCGCTTGGGAACTCTGTGTCGTCGTCTTGGCGCGATCGCTAATCCCGTTTTTCTCGTCACTGGCGGTCATGTTCTTAATCTTAGTCTCCTCGGTTCCCCCTTACCAGATTCCTAATATACCTATTTTGTACTTTTGTCACCAATTAGAAAGTAAATTTTTATCAAAATTTTAGAAGATGTAAATCGAGGCAATTACAAAAGAGGGCAGAAGCCGCTACGGTGGAAATACCCGCTTTTTTAGCGTAGAGTTACCCAACTTGTAAGGCTAGAATTGTCAGAGAAAATTAATTATTTTGTCTGACGCACAATCAACCCAGAGCAAGAAATGCTGAAGAAAACGATCGCCTAGATTAGAAGTAAGCTTTCCGAGGGAGCAGTTCGCCTATTTCCTAGTGTTAACTAGGAGTCAAATTCAGCTTATGGCATCCAAACACCAAGTCAGACAATATATTGCCTATTGGTTTCAGTTAGGCAAAAAGGTTTTAATTCACAATGGCAAAGAAGCGCTGCTGCCGCAACCTGTAATCCAGGGCGATCGCTACAGTGAAGAATTTGAAAGCTGCTGGCAGAAAATTATCTCGCCAGAGTCAGGAGATTGTTATCTCGAAGGCACCCAGGAAACAATTGCCCAACTGCTGACACCAGGGTGGGACGTTTCACCTTGTGGGCGTTGCCAAATGCCCGTACCCATCAAAACAGTGGGAATGCCGCCAGAGTTGTGTCCATGTAACGATTTGCCCAACTGGCCTAACACGGAAGTTCCACAACCGCGATCGCCTGTTAGCAGCCAATCTCGCTTAATTGAAATACGCGATCGCCTTCAGAGAGCCAGCGGCCAGTAAGAGTTTTGCGGAGCCGGAGACGCTCCGCCTCCGGAGTTGTGAATTATTAACTTCTAACTCCTAATTCCTATTCCTCTGCACCTCATAAGTCATAAAGTCATATGCCAATTTCGTGTTCGGGAAAATGGCACGAGCTTCAGTTAGCAAATCATCTAACACAATGGCATTACCGGGAGCATAGCGGGGGCTGAAATGGGTCATAATCAGCTGGTTGACACCCGCAGCATAAGCCACTTGCGCCGCCATCGTTGAGGTAGAATGCAAGCGATCGAAAGCTAACTGGGCATCTTGATGAGCAAAGGTGGCTTCGTGAATTAACACGTCTGCATCCCGCGACAATTCCACCGCCTCGTCACAATAAACCGTGTCTGTACAGTAAACAATTTTGCGCCCGATCTCTGTCTCGCCACACAAATCGGTGCCGCTAATTTGCCGTCCATCCAGCAGCGTTACTGTTTCGCCGCGCTTGAGTTGCCCATAGACGCGACCAGGTGGAATTCCCATTTGGGCTGCTT
This genomic stretch from Funiculus sociatus GB2-C1 harbors:
- the cobU gene encoding bifunctional adenosylcobinamide kinase/adenosylcobinamide-phosphate guanylyltransferase; this translates as MQNPPEISKTAFVTRVDSTSNRHLILVTGPARSGKSEWAETLAMRSGKSVVYVATAQVDPDDLEWRSRIEQHQQRRPCEWQTLQVPITLAATIQDSVQSTCLLVDSLGTWVANFLDQDDEAWEITSVELLESLLNCPADVILVAEETGWGVVPAYPIGRKFRDRLGTLCRRLGAIANPVFLVTGGHVLNLSLLGSPLPDS